The bacterium genome includes a region encoding these proteins:
- a CDS encoding isochorismatase family protein produces the protein MKKALLVIDISHGDGWYSSIEKLDEDRKQVALPIKQTLEEWRASNGLIVFIVMVALQNPPLTPAQVTVDRKRSGCIICDLPAHQRLAGFLKHRHRAGFEPAFTKYRSNAFTNSELVNFLRSEGVTEVVLAGCNTFSCMLKTAQGAIENGFDVTLLEHCTYPIFSSDNEKRQWIEESLEDVMDIARVSVTIAQSV, from the coding sequence ATGAAAAAAGCGCTTTTGGTTATAGATATATCTCATGGCGACGGATGGTATTCCAGTATCGAGAAGTTGGATGAGGATAGAAAGCAAGTTGCCTTGCCCATAAAGCAAACGCTGGAGGAGTGGCGCGCATCGAATGGCTTGATCGTATTCATTGTGATGGTTGCCCTGCAAAATCCGCCACTGACACCGGCTCAAGTGACCGTGGACCGTAAGAGGTCGGGGTGCATCATCTGCGACTTGCCAGCGCATCAGCGCCTTGCCGGGTTTTTGAAACACCGGCATAGGGCTGGTTTTGAGCCGGCCTTCACTAAATATCGCAGTAACGCCTTCACAAATTCCGAGCTCGTCAATTTTCTGCGCTCCGAAGGCGTTACCGAAGTGGTCCTGGCCGGATGCAATACATTCTCATGCATGCTAAAAACCGCCCAGGGTGCGATAGAGAACGGCTTTGACGTGACCCTGCTCGAGCACTGCACATATCCAATCTTCTCAAGCGATAATGAGAAACGGCAATGGATCGAAGAATCCTTGGAAGACGTCATGGATATAGCGCGTGTTTCGGTCACCATCGCCCAATCGGTCTAA
- a CDS encoding ATP-binding cassette domain-containing protein has translation MISIEYLKKSFGEVKAVNGLSFEIGDGSVVALLGPNGAGKTTTMRMLAQVFEPDSGKILFDGVPINQNPIAAKTYIGYLPENNPLDEDMLVAEYLELIADLRGLKSEKKEIAIRESVKKTGIESVYWRPIGELSKGYHQRVGLAQAILADPKVLILDEPTEGLDPNQRHEIRALIRDIGKERTVIISTHVLQEVEAMASRVIIISHGSLVSDSSVEELAHRGTKTVIHAEFAGNMDAQIIEKAIPESKVIRTQPTENGRTRFYIEAVGDIRSNIMALAKEKNVELWELARETVSLENVFRELTK, from the coding sequence ATGATAAGTATTGAATACCTCAAAAAATCATTCGGGGAAGTGAAGGCCGTGAACGGACTTTCTTTTGAGATTGGTGACGGCTCTGTGGTAGCACTTTTAGGACCGAACGGGGCGGGCAAGACGACCACTATGCGGATGCTCGCCCAGGTATTCGAGCCTGACAGCGGAAAGATATTGTTTGATGGCGTGCCGATAAATCAAAATCCAATCGCTGCAAAAACGTATATCGGATATCTGCCGGAGAACAATCCTCTAGATGAAGACATGCTCGTTGCGGAATATCTTGAACTTATTGCCGACCTGCGAGGCCTTAAGAGTGAAAAAAAAGAAATAGCAATACGCGAATCAGTGAAAAAGACAGGAATTGAAAGCGTATATTGGCGGCCTATTGGAGAGCTTTCCAAGGGCTATCATCAGCGCGTAGGCTTGGCGCAGGCCATCCTTGCAGACCCCAAGGTGCTTATTTTGGACGAGCCAACCGAGGGGCTTGATCCGAATCAGAGACACGAGATACGCGCGCTTATCCGTGATATTGGCAAAGAACGCACCGTTATCATCTCAACCCACGTTCTGCAAGAAGTGGAAGCTATGGCAAGCCGCGTCATCATCATCTCGCACGGCTCCCTGGTAAGCGACAGCTCGGTTGAAGAACTTGCCCATCGCGGTACTAAAACGGTTATTCATGCGGAGTTTGCAGGAAACATGGATGCTCAAATCATTGAGAAAGCTATCCCGGAAAGTAAGGTCATTCGGACCCAGCCAACCGAAAATGGGCGCACGCGCTTTTATATTGAAGCCGTAGGCGACATTCGCTCGAACATTATGGCACTTGCGAAAGAAAAAAATGTGGAACTCTGGGAACTCGCACGCGAAACAGTGAGCCTCGAAAATGTGTTCAGAGAATTGACCAAATGA
- a CDS encoding HD domain-containing protein, which produces MNEEQMLNDALGRSGIKEEHQAFIRKQLRILWEYHEPTARHSIRVGVLFSRIAEFLGLDAKAALWPGLLHDIGKGPIDPDVLTKTEKFTEEDYKIMEPHVMNGWNMLQSIFDWTAQIMVRHHQFGKRPYPAVLPVPSPNYTEETNAMFNRYARLLALADYYDALMYRDNAKHGSVPLSPAQKRALYLQDNDDQKELILELERAGILQFFVCPP; this is translated from the coding sequence CGCTCTGGCATTAAAGAAGAGCATCAGGCATTCATTCGGAAGCAACTGCGGATACTTTGGGAATACCACGAGCCGACAGCCCGTCATTCCATACGCGTTGGGGTATTATTCAGCCGCATCGCGGAGTTTCTCGGCCTTGATGCAAAAGCTGCTCTCTGGCCCGGACTTCTTCACGACATTGGCAAGGGTCCTATAGATCCGGATGTGCTTACCAAAACGGAAAAATTCACCGAAGAAGATTACAAAATAATGGAACCGCATGTCATGAACGGCTGGAATATGCTACAGAGCATCTTCGACTGGACGGCGCAGATCATGGTGCGGCATCACCAATTCGGCAAAAGGCCGTATCCCGCCGTACTTCCCGTACCGTCACCGAATTATACCGAAGAGACCAATGCCATGTTCAATAGATATGCCCGTCTCTTGGCGCTTGCGGACTATTATGATGCCCTGATGTATCGGGATAACGCCAAGCACGGAAGCGTTCCTCTGTCGCCCGCCCAAAAGCGCGCGCTGTACCTGCAGGACAACGATGACCAAAAAGAACTTATCCTGGAGCTTGAAAGAGCCGGGATACTCCAATTCTTTGTGTGTCCCCCATAA